In Chryseobacterium scophthalmum, the genomic stretch TTTGATTTAAATCAAGTAATCATGATACTTTTACGCCATAAAATCAATAATTATGACAGAAAAACGTATCAACAGAGAGCTTATATTTTTAAGAACTTTCGCCTTTTCGATGACCATTGTAATTTTCTTTTTAGTTAATTCGGCTTTTAAAAGTAATGGAAACCAAAAGTTTTCAGAAATCGATGTGGAAAGAATTAATATCGTAGAAAAAGATGGTACTGTAAAAATGGTAATTACCAATGTAGATCGTTTTCCAAACGGAAAAATAAAAATCAACGGTGTTTACACCAACGAAAAGCGTAAAAAACGTTCCGGAATGTTGTTCTTCAACGAAGAAGGTCTGGAATGTGGTGGATTTATCTATGACGGTAAGAAAAACGCAGATGGTCACTCTTCAGGACTTTCATTTACGCATGATCAATATGACGGTGATCAAATCATGCAATTGTTATCTGAAGATTACCAGAAAGGCAATGAAAGGTTTGTAGGAAGCAGTCTTACATTCAACGATCGTTCTAAAAATGAATCTCAAAGAACTAAAAATTTCGGACAAGGAACACCAAGAATTATGCTTGGAAAATCTCGCGGACAAAGAGATGGCCTTTTTCTTTTTGATGCAAAAGGATTGCCTAAAGCCATGTTTTATGTAGACAAAGAAAACAAAGCAAAGCTCGATTTTTATGATGATAAAGGAAATATTACTGCTTCATTTCCCGAAGATTCACCAAAATAAACCGTAAACACATTTTCAATTATAAACTTTATAAATAGTTCTGTATTTTTATAGAACTATTTTGTTGTAACAAAATCATGAAGAAAATTTTAACCGAAATACAGCAGAACAAATACTTTTTACTCTTTATTTTTCTATTTTCTTATGTGCAAACCATAGAAATCCGTTTTCAGACAGAAAGAGAGATCAACTGGTACACTTTCACACCGGAAGCTCCCGTTTTGTATTTTGTAAACGCCGGTATTCTCTTTCTGATTATGCGTTTTCTGATGATGTATTGGCAAAAATCAGACAATTTCAATTTTAAAGAAATTTTTAAAATTTTTGGAACTTCCCTTCTTCTGTATTTAGTGATACTTACTATTTTCAAACTTATTATCGCTTTTATTTTTAATACTTTTGAAAGGAATTTTAATGCACAAACATTTCTCAACAATGCTATTTCAGATTTTTTGAATGCTTTTATTTACGGAAGTTTTTTTCTTGCTTTTTATTATTACCAAAAAAATCAGAAAAATCAGAAACAGATTGTAGCTTTTAATGAAATGCTTTCCGAGACCAAGATCAATCAGCTTAAAAACCAACTCAATCCCCATTTTTTATTTAACAATCTGAATATTCTCGACCAGCTTATTGAAGAAGATAAAACACAAGCTTCAGATTTCCTCAATGAATTTGCAGATATTTACCGCTATGTTTTGCAGGTTTCGGATAAAAGATTGGTAGAAATTGATGAAGAATTAGCTTTTGTTAAAAAATATTTCAAACTGATTCAGCACAAATACGGAAAATCTTATCAATTGGAAATAAAAAATAATCAATCGCAAGGTTTTATAGTTCCGTTAAGTCTTCAGTTATTATTAGAAAATGCCATTCAACATAATTTGGGAACAGAAACAAAACCTATTTTTATCACCATCAGCATTGATGAAGATCTTAATGTTTCAAATAATATAATTCAAAAGAGAAACACAAAATCTCCATCAGGAAAAGCATTGAAAAACCTCAACGAACAGTATTTTTTACTGACCGAAAATCAGATAAAAATTCAAAATACAAACGATCAATTTTCCGTAACCTTACCTATAATTAAAAAAATATGATAAGAATAGTCATTATTGAAGATGAAATTCCCGCAAGAAAAAAACTCATCAGATTTATTGATGAATTAAAAGAAACTACAGAAATCATTGCAGAAATTGATAATGTTGAACAGGCTATAGATTTTTTAAAAACAGAAAAATCTGTTGATCTTATTATTTCAGATATTGAATTGCTAGACGGAAATGCGTTTGAAATTTATGATCAGGTGAAAATTTCCTGTCCGATTATTTTCACGACCGCTTATGACCAATTTTGGATGAATGCTTTTGAAACAAATGGAATTGAATATCTTCTGAAACCTTTTACTTTAGAGCGTTTTCAAAAAGCATGGAATAAGTTTTCAGTCTTAAATAAATCTCATGCTTCTGATGAAATTTTATTGAAAATCAGCCAGATTCAAAAAGAGATTCAACCTAAAAGTTTCAAAGAACGATTCAGTGTAATCAGCAATAAAGGAATTTATTTTTTAGAAACTGAACATATCACATTTTTTAAAGCTGAAGAAGGAGTTATTTTTGCGTTTGATGATTCCGGTAAAAAACATTTACTCAATCAAACCGTGCTTAAAGAAATAGAATCACACCTAAATCCTAACGAATTTTTCAAGATCAACCGTAGCGAACTTGTCAATAAAAAAAATATTATAAAAATGGAGCGCTATTCGAAAAACGCTTTAGCTTTAGAAATGAAAGGTTTGGAAAATCCACTTATCACAAGCCAAAGTCAGACAGCTGATTTCAGAGAATGGATTGAAAAATAAAAACCTTCCCAAATTAGGAAGGTCTATATTTTCTAGTGAGGCGAAGGAATTGATTTCACATCTTTTGCTTCTTTGTTTTTATCGAGTTTCTCGGTAACTTTTTTAATGATAAAGTCTATAACAATTGGCACAACAAGCGCTACGACAGCTTTTAATATTCTGGATTTCATAATAATTTTATTTTCGAAATTAAATTACAACTTTCAAGCCAAGTTTTTAATTAAATAGAATTATGACTCTTCATTTGTTGTATTTTGAGCATTATAATTTGAGTGAGCAATTCTAATACTTTTAGCAATTCTCTGTTTCAGTTTTCTCGGACCTAAAACCGTTAAAAACTCTCCCATTCCCAAAATCATTCGCTCCAGTTCAAAGTTCAGCTGTACGCAAATTTTAAAAGTCGTTCCGCTTTCATCTTCTTTAATAATTTCCTGAGAATGATGAAATGGCTTGGTTTTTACGTAAGGCGCGTGTTCTGAATTAACAAAAAACACAACATTTTGAGGTCGCTGGGTTTCTGAAACGGTTGCTCCAATCACTTCCCCGAAATAGCGGTCTGCATCAAAATCTTTATCGATATATTCCGTTTCATGGTCTGTTTCAATGGTTATCATTCGGTCTAAAGCCAAATTGTAGATTGCTTTTTTGTGCCAACAAATCAAAAACCAACGATTGTTATATTCTTTCAGTAATTGGGGATGAACCGTCAGAATATTCTCTTCTCTTGCCTTAAAACTTTTATAACAAATCTTTAAAACCTTTTTATTTAAAATATTTTCATACAAAACATCAATATGCTCCAAACCTTTCAACTGTTCATTTTTATCTAAATGAATAATCGATTTTTGGCTGGTAGAATGGATAGAATCTTCCAACTTCTGAATCACACCATTCATTTCCTTGAACATCGAAAAATCTTTGAACTGCTTTAAGATCTGTATCGCATTATTCATCGCTTTTAGGTCATTTTCGTTCACTGAAATCTGATGAATACTGTAATCTGGGTCGCTGTAACGGTAATATTTTTTTTCAAAAACTTCAATTGGCGCTTCATAACCAAACTTTTCGCTTCGCATATTCTGCAAATCGAGTTGTACCGTACGTTTGCTGACGAAAGATTCTTTGCCTTCAAATTCAAAAAGCGCTTCGGAGCATTCGTCGATCAAATCTTCCAAAGTGTATTTTTTGTACTTATTCTTCAAACATTTATCTAAAGTTTTGTAGCGAATTAAAGCGTTTTTGTTAGATGACATAAAATAGGTTGAGGTTTAGATTAAGACTAAAGCAGGATGAATTCCCCTCCTTTGGAGGGGTGGCGAAAATTCGTAGAATTTTTGACGGGGTGGTTTAAAATGAACATCCAATTTGTCATTCCGTAGGAATCTAAGCAACTACTTATAAAAATTTTGCAGAGATTCCTACGGAATGACAAACTATATGAATAAACAAATCTATTTTCTCACCAAAGCTTTTCCTTCAAAAGAAATCCCGTCCCAACCGAATTCCATAAAATTTCTGATGTTTTGATGATCTGTTCCTTCAGGGTTCTGCAAAACATCTTTTCTGTAAAATTCTCCGAAGAGATTTAATGTTTCTTCTTTTGAGAGGTCATTTAGTTTCGCAAAACTGAAAACTTTGCACGAACCGTTGTTTTGATTGGCTTCATTTACAGTATTTCCGTTGGTAAATTTAGTTGGAGTAAAGTCGTAATGTTCATCAATAAATGCAATAACATCTTTAAATTGAATTTCCTCCGCTGATTTTTCTAATTGTTCGAATAACATATTTTTATTTTTAATATTTCTGAATAAGTTAATTTTTAATCATAAAATCTGCTCCATCGGAGCAATATCTGTGTAGAAATTTAAAAGGACACCATTGGGCATTCCGTAGGAATGCTATCTTTTTCTGTCGATAGATTTTTACAGACCGCTCCTACAAAGCTTAATACATCATTATCTTTATTTTTCTATATCAGTTTGCCACCTTGTGGCTTTTCTTAGAAACAAATTATTTCTGACTCCAGATTTACAATTAATTTTTTCAAAAATAATTAAAATAAATTGATCTACGCAAAAAGATTGCACACTTATGTTTTTATTTTGCATCAACAAAATGACAAAGTAGTAATAAAAAGTCTAATCTTTCGCAGCCCGACTTGAACGGAGCTCTTTTTACGAAACGAAGTGAAGTAAAAAAGCGGGAGTGGAAGGCGGAAAAAGCTGCCCAAACCTAACAAAGTGGTTAGACAAAGTCAAATAAAAAACAAAAATATGAATACGATTACAGGAAATGAATTGATCGCTTTAGGATACAGACCAGGAAAATGGTTTGCAGAAGCATTAGAATATATCAACGAAAATAAATTGGATGAAAATCAAATCTCTGAATATTTGCAGCAATTCAAATCTCCGGAACCTATTCCGTTGCATGCGGAACCGAAAG encodes the following:
- a CDS encoding sensor histidine kinase translates to MKKILTEIQQNKYFLLFIFLFSYVQTIEIRFQTEREINWYTFTPEAPVLYFVNAGILFLIMRFLMMYWQKSDNFNFKEIFKIFGTSLLLYLVILTIFKLIIAFIFNTFERNFNAQTFLNNAISDFLNAFIYGSFFLAFYYYQKNQKNQKQIVAFNEMLSETKINQLKNQLNPHFLFNNLNILDQLIEEDKTQASDFLNEFADIYRYVLQVSDKRLVEIDEELAFVKKYFKLIQHKYGKSYQLEIKNNQSQGFIVPLSLQLLLENAIQHNLGTETKPIFITISIDEDLNVSNNIIQKRNTKSPSGKALKNLNEQYFLLTENQIKIQNTNDQFSVTLPIIKKI
- a CDS encoding LytR/AlgR family response regulator transcription factor, whose translation is MIRIVIIEDEIPARKKLIRFIDELKETTEIIAEIDNVEQAIDFLKTEKSVDLIISDIELLDGNAFEIYDQVKISCPIIFTTAYDQFWMNAFETNGIEYLLKPFTLERFQKAWNKFSVLNKSHASDEILLKISQIQKEIQPKSFKERFSVISNKGIYFLETEHITFFKAEEGVIFAFDDSGKKHLLNQTVLKEIESHLNPNEFFKINRSELVNKKNIIKMERYSKNALALEMKGLENPLITSQSQTADFREWIEK
- a CDS encoding helix-turn-helix transcriptional regulator produces the protein MSSNKNALIRYKTLDKCLKNKYKKYTLEDLIDECSEALFEFEGKESFVSKRTVQLDLQNMRSEKFGYEAPIEVFEKKYYRYSDPDYSIHQISVNENDLKAMNNAIQILKQFKDFSMFKEMNGVIQKLEDSIHSTSQKSIIHLDKNEQLKGLEHIDVLYENILNKKVLKICYKSFKAREENILTVHPQLLKEYNNRWFLICWHKKAIYNLALDRMITIETDHETEYIDKDFDADRYFGEVIGATVSETQRPQNVVFFVNSEHAPYVKTKPFHHSQEIIKEDESGTTFKICVQLNFELERMILGMGEFLTVLGPRKLKQRIAKSIRIAHSNYNAQNTTNEES
- a CDS encoding HopJ type III effector protein, which translates into the protein MLFEQLEKSAEEIQFKDVIAFIDEHYDFTPTKFTNGNTVNEANQNNGSCKVFSFAKLNDLSKEETLNLFGEFYRKDVLQNPEGTDHQNIRNFMEFGWDGISFEGKALVRK